One window of the Populus trichocarpa isolate Nisqually-1 chromosome 9, P.trichocarpa_v4.1, whole genome shotgun sequence genome contains the following:
- the LOC7457551 gene encoding probable LRR receptor-like serine/threonine-protein kinase IRK gives MLPSILQLLLTFSILFSTKNLIASSLTLPQDISALKAFRASVKPSSIQPWSCLASWDFIADPCAVPRRTRFTCGITCSPDSTRVTQLTLDSAGYSGRLTPLTSQLTSLIILDLADNNFFGPIPSSISSLINLQTLTLRSNSFSGSVPDSITNLKSLESLDLSHNSLSGYLPKTMNSMSSLRRLDLSYNKLTGSLPKLPYNLLELALKANSLSGSLSKSSFDSLTQLEVVELSENSLTGTLESWFFLLPALQQVDLANNSLTRLEIPKPANSDLVAVDLGFNKIEGNAPLHFADYPLLSSLSLRYNSLRGTIPLEYSRKKSLRRLFLDGNFLIGKPPPAFFAADRSVSGSIGDNCLQACPGSSQLCMPSQKPSSICKQAYGGKPRS, from the coding sequence ATGCTGCCTAGCATCCTTCAGCTCCTGCTTACCTTCTCTATTCTTTTCAGCACCAAAAATCTCATAGCTTCGTCTCTCACCTTACCACAAGACATCTCAGCTCTCAAAGCCTTCAGAGCCTCAGTCAAGCCAAGTTCAATCCAACCTTGGTCTTGCCTGGCTTCATGGGACTTCATCGCCGACCCCTGTGCTGTCCCTCGCCGAACCCGCTTCACCTGTGGCATCACCTGTTCCCCTGACTCAACTCGAGTCACACAACTCACTCTTGATTCAGCTGGCTACTCAGGGCGACTCACCCCACTCACTTCCCAACTCACCAGCCTCATTATCCTCGACCTCGCAGATAACAACTTCTTCGGTCCTATCCCCTCCTCCATCTCCTCTCTGATCAACCTCCAAACCCTGACTCTCCGTTCCAACTCGTTCTCCGGCTCGGTCCCTGACTCAATCACCAACCTTAAATCCCTCGAATCTTTAGACCTTTCACATAATTCTTTATCTGGTTATCTCCCAAAAACCATGAATTCAATGTCAAGCTTAAGGAGACTCGACCTTAGTTACAACAAACTAACTGGGTCTTTACCAAAACTACCATATAACTTGCTAGAACTGGCTTTGAAGGCCAATTCTTTGTCTGGATCATTATCAAAATCATCCTTTGACAGCTTAACTCAGTTAGAAGTAGTCGAACTCAGTGAAAACTCGCTCACTGGCACTCTAGAATCTTGGTTCTTTCTCTTACCTGCGCTTCAACAAGTTGATTTAGCCAATAACAGCTTGACACGTCTCGAGATCCCAAAGCCTGCTAACAGTGACCTCGTGGCTGTTGATCTTGGGTTCAATAAAATCGAGGGAAACGCCCCCTTGCATTTTGCTGATTATCCACTGCTGTCATCATTGTCACTAAGATACAACAGCTTACGTGGCACGATCCCATTGGAGTATAGTCGAAAGAAGAGTTTGAGAAGGCTGTTTCTCGATGGGAATTTCTTGATTGGAAAGCCACCACCGGCTTTTTTCGCCGCAGACAGGTCGGTTTCCGGTAGCATAGGGGATAATTGTCTCCAAGCATGTCCAGGTTCGTCTCAGCTGTGCATGCCTTCGCAGAAGCCAAGTTCTATATGCAAGCAAGCTTACGGTGGAAAACCAAGGTCTTAA